One Bos taurus isolate L1 Dominette 01449 registration number 42190680 breed Hereford chromosome 3, ARS-UCD2.0, whole genome shotgun sequence DNA window includes the following coding sequences:
- the BCAN gene encoding brevican core protein isoform 2 precursor (isoform 2 precursor is encoded by transcript variant 2): MAPLFLPLLATLVLAWIPVALADALEGDSSEDRAFRVRIAGDAPLQGVLGGALTIPCHVHYLRPSPSRRAAQGSPRVKWTFLSGGREAEVLVARGLRVKVSEAYRFRVALPAYPASLTDVSLVLSELRPNDSGIYRCEVQHGIDDSSDAVEVKVKGVVFLYREGSARYAFSFAGAQEACARIGARIATPEQLYAAYLGGYEQCDAGWLSDQTVRYPIQTPREACYGDMDGFPGVRNYGVVDPDDLYDVYCYAEELNGELFLGAPPDKLTLEEARTYCQERGAKIATTGQLYAAWDGGLDRCSPGWLADGSVRYPIVTPSQRCGGGLPGVKTLFLFPNQTGFPNKHSRFNVYCFRDSAQPSAIPEAANPASDLASDALEAIVTVTETLEELKLPQEAVESESRGAIYSIPIIEDGGGGSSTPEDPAEAPRTLLEFETQSIVPPLGSSEEEGKVLEQEEKYRGEEEKEEEEEEEEVEDEALWAWPSELSSLDPEAPLPTEPVPEESLTQASPPVRAALQPGVSPPPYDEPEAPRPPRVLGPPTKTLPTPREGNLASPPPSTLVGAREIEEETGGPELSGAPRGESEETGSSEDAPSLLPATRAPGDTRDLETPSEENSRRTVPAGTSVRAQPVLPTDSASRGGVAVAPSSGNFAQGSASLLLLLLFLPLQLWIT, encoded by the exons ATGGCCCCACTGTTCCTGCCCCTCCTGGCAACCCTGGTTCTGGCCTGGATCCCTGTGGCCTTGGCTGATGCTCTGGAAGGAGACAGCTCAG AGGACAGGGCCTTCCGCGTGCGCATCGCGGGCGACGCGCCGCTGCAGGGCGTGCTGGGCGGCGCCCTCACCATCCCATGCCACGTTCACTACCTGCGGCCGTCGCCGAGCCGCCGGGCCGCGCAGGGCTCCCCGCGGGTTAAGTGGACCTTCCTGTCCGGCGGCCGGGAGGCCGAGGTGCTAGTGGCGCGGGGCCTACGCGTCAAGGTGAGCGAGGCCTACCGGTTCCGCGTGGCACTGCCTGCTTACCCGGCGTCACTCACCGACGTCTCCCTGGTGCTGAGTGAGCTGCGGCCCAACGACTCAGGCATTTACCGCTGCGAGGTCCAGCACGGCATCGACGACAGCAGCGACGCGGTGGAGGTCAAGGTCAAAG GGGTCGTCTTTCTCTACCGGGAGGGCTCTGCCCGCTACGCTTTCTCCTTCGCTGGGGCCCAGGAGGCCTGTGCCCGCATCGGAGCCCGAATCGCCACTCCGGAGCAGCTCTATGCCGCCTACCTCGGGGGCTATGAACAGTGTGACGCTGGCTGGCTGTCCGACCAGACCGTGAG GTATCCCATCCAGACGCCACGAGAGGCCTGTTATGGAGACATGGATGGCTTCCCTGGGGTCCGGAACTACGGAGTGGTCGACCCCGATGACCTCTATGATGTTTACTGTTATGCTGAAGAACTAAATG GAGAGCTGTTCCTGGGTGCCCCTCCAGACAAGCTGACCTTGGAGGAGGCGCGGACATACTGCCAGGAGCGGGGTGCTAAGATTGCAACCACCGGCCAGCTGTATGCAGCCTGGGATGGTGGCCTGGACCGCTGCAgccctggctggctggctgaTGGCAGTGTGCGCTACCCCATCGTCACCCCCAGCCAGCGCTGTGGTGGGGGCCTCCCTGGTGTCAagactctcttcctcttccccaaCCAGACTGGCTTCCCCAACAAGCACAGCCGCTTCAACGTCTACTGCTTCCGAG ACTCTGCCCAGCCTTCTGCCATCCCTGAGGCAGCCAACCCAGCCTCTGACCTGGCCTCTGATGCACTGGAAGCCATTGTCACAGTGACTGAGACCCTGGAGGAACTGAAGCTGCCCCAGGAAGCTGTGGAAAGCGAGTCCCGAGGAGCCATCTACTCCATCCCCATTATAGAGGATGGAGGTGGTGGGAGCTCCACTCCAGAAGACCCAGCAGAGGCCCCTAGAACCCTCCTAG AATTCGAAACCCAATCCATTGTGCCTCCATTGGGGTCCTCAGAAGAGGAAGGCAAGGTGTTGGAGCAAGAAGAGAAATACAGGggtgaagaagagaaagaagaggaagaagaagaggaggaggtggaggatgAGGCCCTGTGGGCCTGGCCCAGTGAGCTCAGCAGCCTGGACCCAGaggcccctctccccactgaGCCCGTTCCAGAGGAGTCACTCACCCAGGCATCGCCTCCAGTGAGGGCTGCCCTCCAGCCTGGTGTATCACCACCACCCTATGATGAGCCAGAGGCTCCCAGGCCTCCAAGGGTCCTTGGACCACCCACCAAGACCCTGCCCACTCCTAGGGAGGGGAACCTGGCATCCCCCCCACCTTCCACTCTGGTTGGGGCAAGAGAGATAGAGGAGGAGACTGGGGGTCCTGAGCTCTCTGGGGCCCCTCGAGGAGAGAGTGAGGAGACAGGAAGCTCCGAGGATGCCCCTTCCCTGCTTCCAGCCACACGGGCCCCTGGGGATACCAGGGATCTGGAGACCCCCTctgaagagaattccagaagaactgTCCCAGCAGGGACTTCAGTGCGTGCCCAGCCAGTGCTGCCCACTGACAGTGCCAGCCGTGGTGGAGTGGCCGTGGCCCCCTCATCAGGTAACTTTGCCCAAGGCTCagcctccctccttctcctcctcctcttcctccccctgcAGCTCTGGATCACCTGA
- the BCAN gene encoding brevican core protein isoform X2, translated as MAPLFLPLLATLVLAWIPVALADALEGDSSEDRAFRVRIAGDAPLQGVLGGALTIPCHVHYLRPSPSRRAAQGSPRVKWTFLSGGREAEVLVARGLRVKVSEAYRFRVALPAYPASLTDVSLVLSELRPNDSGIYRCEVQHGIDDSSDAVEVKVKGVVFLYREGSARYAFSFAGAQEACARIGARIATPEQLYAAYLGGYEQCDAGWLSDQTVRYPIQTPREACYGDMDGFPGVRNYGVVDPDDLYDVYCYAEELNGELFLGAPPDKLTLEEARTYCQERGAKIATTGQLYAAWDGGLDRCSPGWLADGSVRYPIVTPSQRCGGGLPGVKTLFLFPNQTGFPNKHSRFNVYCFRDSAQPSAIPEAANPASDLASDALEAIVTVTETLEELKLPQEAVESESRGAIYSIPIIEDGGGGSSTPEDPAEAPRTLLEFETQSIVPPLGSSEEEGKVLEQEEKYRGEEEKEEEEEEEEVEDEALWAWPSELSSLDPEAPLPTEPVPEESLTQASPPVRAALQPGVSPPPYDEPEAPRPPRVLGPPTKTLPTPREGNLASPPPSTLVGAREIEEETGGPELSGAPRGESEETGSSEDAPSLLPATRAPGDTRDLETPSEENSRRTVPAGTSVRAQPVLPTDSASRGGVAVAPSSGDCVPSPCHNGGTCLEEEEGVRCLCLPGYGGDLCDVGLHFCSPGWDAFQGACYKHFSARRSWEEAENKCRMYGAHLASISTPEEQDFINNRYREYQWIGLNDRTIEGDFLWSDGVPLCPVGPHQSCPWLKCLAAHGCAMKSTQCFVTGAGRG; from the exons ATGGCCCCACTGTTCCTGCCCCTCCTGGCAACCCTGGTTCTGGCCTGGATCCCTGTGGCCTTGGCTGATGCTCTGGAAGGAGACAGCTCAG AGGACAGGGCCTTCCGCGTGCGCATCGCGGGCGACGCGCCGCTGCAGGGCGTGCTGGGCGGCGCCCTCACCATCCCATGCCACGTTCACTACCTGCGGCCGTCGCCGAGCCGCCGGGCCGCGCAGGGCTCCCCGCGGGTTAAGTGGACCTTCCTGTCCGGCGGCCGGGAGGCCGAGGTGCTAGTGGCGCGGGGCCTACGCGTCAAGGTGAGCGAGGCCTACCGGTTCCGCGTGGCACTGCCTGCTTACCCGGCGTCACTCACCGACGTCTCCCTGGTGCTGAGTGAGCTGCGGCCCAACGACTCAGGCATTTACCGCTGCGAGGTCCAGCACGGCATCGACGACAGCAGCGACGCGGTGGAGGTCAAGGTCAAAG GGGTCGTCTTTCTCTACCGGGAGGGCTCTGCCCGCTACGCTTTCTCCTTCGCTGGGGCCCAGGAGGCCTGTGCCCGCATCGGAGCCCGAATCGCCACTCCGGAGCAGCTCTATGCCGCCTACCTCGGGGGCTATGAACAGTGTGACGCTGGCTGGCTGTCCGACCAGACCGTGAG GTATCCCATCCAGACGCCACGAGAGGCCTGTTATGGAGACATGGATGGCTTCCCTGGGGTCCGGAACTACGGAGTGGTCGACCCCGATGACCTCTATGATGTTTACTGTTATGCTGAAGAACTAAATG GAGAGCTGTTCCTGGGTGCCCCTCCAGACAAGCTGACCTTGGAGGAGGCGCGGACATACTGCCAGGAGCGGGGTGCTAAGATTGCAACCACCGGCCAGCTGTATGCAGCCTGGGATGGTGGCCTGGACCGCTGCAgccctggctggctggctgaTGGCAGTGTGCGCTACCCCATCGTCACCCCCAGCCAGCGCTGTGGTGGGGGCCTCCCTGGTGTCAagactctcttcctcttccccaaCCAGACTGGCTTCCCCAACAAGCACAGCCGCTTCAACGTCTACTGCTTCCGAG ACTCTGCCCAGCCTTCTGCCATCCCTGAGGCAGCCAACCCAGCCTCTGACCTGGCCTCTGATGCACTGGAAGCCATTGTCACAGTGACTGAGACCCTGGAGGAACTGAAGCTGCCCCAGGAAGCTGTGGAAAGCGAGTCCCGAGGAGCCATCTACTCCATCCCCATTATAGAGGATGGAGGTGGTGGGAGCTCCACTCCAGAAGACCCAGCAGAGGCCCCTAGAACCCTCCTAG AATTCGAAACCCAATCCATTGTGCCTCCATTGGGGTCCTCAGAAGAGGAAGGCAAGGTGTTGGAGCAAGAAGAGAAATACAGGggtgaagaagagaaagaagaggaagaagaagaggaggaggtggaggatgAGGCCCTGTGGGCCTGGCCCAGTGAGCTCAGCAGCCTGGACCCAGaggcccctctccccactgaGCCCGTTCCAGAGGAGTCACTCACCCAGGCATCGCCTCCAGTGAGGGCTGCCCTCCAGCCTGGTGTATCACCACCACCCTATGATGAGCCAGAGGCTCCCAGGCCTCCAAGGGTCCTTGGACCACCCACCAAGACCCTGCCCACTCCTAGGGAGGGGAACCTGGCATCCCCCCCACCTTCCACTCTGGTTGGGGCAAGAGAGATAGAGGAGGAGACTGGGGGTCCTGAGCTCTCTGGGGCCCCTCGAGGAGAGAGTGAGGAGACAGGAAGCTCCGAGGATGCCCCTTCCCTGCTTCCAGCCACACGGGCCCCTGGGGATACCAGGGATCTGGAGACCCCCTctgaagagaattccagaagaactgTCCCAGCAGGGACTTCAGTGCGTGCCCAGCCAGTGCTGCCCACTGACAGTGCCAGCCGTGGTGGAGTGGCCGTGGCCCCCTCATCAG GTGACTGTGTCCCCAGCCCCTGCCACAATGGCGGGACAtgcttggaggaggaggagggggtccGCTGCCTGTGTTTGCCTGGCTATGGGGGGGACCTGTGCGATGTTG GCCTCCACTTCTGCAGCCCCGGTTGGGACGCCTTCCAGGGTGCCTGCTACAAGCACTTTTCTGCCCGAAGGAGCTGGGAGGAGGCGGAGAACAAGTGCCGGATGTACGGCGCGCACCTGGCCAGCATCAGCACGCCGGAGGAACAGGACTTCATCAACA